From Bacillus basilensis, a single genomic window includes:
- a CDS encoding phospho-sugar mutase yields MNWKQEFSRWLSYAELDAELKEQLENMKQDEKKIEDSFYKNLEFGTGGMRGELGAGTNRLNVYTVRKATQGLAKFIEKLGEEAKKRGVVVAYDSRHKSPEFAMEVAATLGAHGITTYVFESLRPTPVLSFAVRHLHTVSGIVLTASHNPPEYNGYKVYGEDGGQLPPKEADELISYVNEVEDELTVEVADVEQLKADGLLHIIGQEVDDAYAAELNNVIINKEMVQKVGKDLKIVFTPLHGTSNISVRRGLEEVGFTDVTVVKEQELPDPNFSTVKSPNPEEHAAFEYAIRDGEKVGADVLIATDPDADRLGVAVRNHDGEFQVLTGNQTGALMLDYLLSQKKENGTLPENGVVLKTIVTSEIGRTIAKAYGLDTVDTLTGFKFIGEKIKQYEESGQYEFQFGYEESYGYLIRPFCRDKDAVQSVLFACEVAAYYKSQGKTLYDGLLEVFEKYGFFREDLVSLTLKGKDGAEQIQEMMATFRKNPPKEVAGLTVVAVEDYKASIVTSLQDGHKEEIHLPKSNVLKYQLEDGSWFCLRPSGTEPKIKFYFGVQDNSLQNSEQKLLTIKEDIMNRL; encoded by the coding sequence ATGAACTGGAAACAAGAATTTAGTCGCTGGCTTTCATATGCAGAGTTAGACGCAGAACTAAAAGAACAGTTAGAAAACATGAAGCAAGATGAGAAGAAAATCGAGGACAGTTTTTATAAAAATCTAGAATTCGGTACAGGTGGTATGCGTGGTGAACTTGGTGCTGGTACGAACCGTTTAAACGTATATACAGTTCGTAAAGCAACGCAAGGATTAGCGAAGTTTATTGAAAAATTAGGTGAAGAAGCGAAGAAGCGTGGTGTTGTTGTAGCGTATGATTCTCGTCATAAATCACCTGAGTTCGCAATGGAAGTAGCTGCTACACTTGGTGCGCATGGTATTACAACATATGTGTTTGAAAGCTTACGTCCAACGCCAGTGCTTTCTTTCGCAGTTCGTCATTTACATACAGTGAGTGGAATCGTTCTTACGGCAAGCCATAATCCGCCTGAGTATAACGGTTATAAAGTATACGGTGAAGATGGTGGGCAGTTGCCTCCAAAAGAAGCTGATGAATTAATTAGCTACGTAAACGAAGTAGAAGATGAATTAACAGTTGAGGTTGCTGATGTGGAGCAATTAAAAGCTGACGGTTTATTACATATTATTGGACAAGAAGTAGATGATGCGTATGCAGCAGAATTGAACAATGTCATTATTAATAAAGAAATGGTACAAAAGGTTGGGAAAGACTTAAAGATCGTCTTTACACCACTACACGGAACATCAAATATTTCTGTACGCCGTGGTTTAGAAGAAGTTGGATTTACAGATGTAACAGTTGTAAAAGAGCAAGAGTTACCAGATCCGAACTTCTCTACAGTGAAATCACCAAACCCAGAAGAGCATGCAGCGTTTGAGTATGCAATTCGTGACGGTGAGAAGGTAGGCGCAGATGTGTTAATCGCAACAGATCCTGACGCAGACCGCCTTGGCGTAGCAGTTCGTAATCACGATGGTGAGTTCCAAGTATTAACTGGTAACCAAACAGGTGCATTAATGCTTGATTACTTATTATCTCAAAAGAAAGAAAACGGAACGCTTCCAGAGAACGGTGTTGTATTAAAAACAATCGTAACGTCTGAAATTGGCCGTACAATCGCGAAAGCATACGGTTTAGATACAGTTGATACGTTAACTGGATTTAAATTTATTGGTGAGAAAATTAAACAGTATGAAGAAAGTGGACAATACGAATTCCAATTCGGTTATGAGGAAAGCTATGGTTATTTAATTCGTCCATTCTGCCGTGATAAAGATGCAGTACAATCTGTTCTATTTGCATGTGAAGTAGCTGCATACTACAAATCACAAGGTAAAACGTTATACGATGGTCTATTAGAAGTATTTGAGAAGTACGGTTTCTTCCGTGAAGATCTTGTATCGTTAACACTAAAAGGAAAAGATGGAGCGGAACAAATCCAAGAAATGATGGCAACATTCCGTAAAAATCCTCCGAAAGAAGTAGCGGGCTTAACAGTTGTAGCAGTTGAAGACTATAAAGCGAGCATCGTTACATCTTTACAAGATGGACATAAAGAAGAGATTCACTTACCGAAATCAAATGTGTTAAAATATCAATTAGAAGATGGTTCTTGGTTCTGCCTACGTCCATCTGGAACTGAACCGAAGATTAAGTTCTACTTCGGTGTTCAAGATAATTCTTTACAAAATAGTGAACAAAAGTTACTTACTATTAAAGAAGATATTATGAATCGTTTATAA
- the cdaS gene encoding sporulation-specific diadenylate cyclase CdaS encodes MQEWGLSEELKIQTKQMIEIAEKELSIMRQAIDKEDECILCKMEDIHHMLANVQTLAATYYIQAYLSPYTESSQFITTAVQHLSARKHGALIVVERNETLESCIQTGTTLNAHLTAPLLESIFYPGNPLHDGAVLVKNNHIVSAANILPLTKSTEVDPELGTRHRAAIGLSEKSDALILVVSEETGRTSFALNGTLYTISL; translated from the coding sequence ATGCAGGAATGGGGCTTGTCAGAAGAACTTAAAATACAAACAAAGCAAATGATTGAAATTGCCGAAAAAGAATTATCAATTATGAGGCAAGCAATTGATAAAGAAGATGAATGTATTTTGTGTAAGATGGAAGATATTCATCATATGTTAGCAAATGTACAAACACTGGCAGCTACATACTATATTCAAGCGTATTTATCACCTTATACGGAAAGCTCACAGTTCATTACAACAGCTGTCCAACATTTAAGCGCCAGAAAACACGGTGCTCTTATTGTTGTGGAACGAAACGAGACACTTGAATCTTGTATTCAAACTGGAACAACGTTAAACGCTCATTTAACCGCACCACTGCTCGAATCAATTTTTTATCCAGGTAACCCTCTTCATGACGGAGCCGTTCTCGTTAAAAATAATCATATTGTTTCAGCTGCTAATATTCTTCCACTAACAAAAAGTACAGAAGTTGATCCAGAGCTAGGAACACGTCACAGAGCTGCAATTGGGTTATCAGAAAAAAGCGATGCACTTATTTTAGTTGTCTCTGAAGAAACGGGTCGCACTTCATTTGCTTTAAACGGTACTTTATATACAATTTCTTTATAA
- the pepA gene encoding cytosol aminopeptidase, with protein MFQVQKELASHEAVIVALFEEEKTSSFVQELDKAFEGQLQVLLEEKELSTKKKAISKVHSLGKTNVKRYYFVGLGKKESYTTETLRVALGKAFKTLQVAKVQDAAILLDSFVTEKLDAIDVAHIAAEVQGLGTYELQTYKSDKKDRVELEKFTAITAEDAQEIEAALTVGYVHGRATNSARTLVNMPPNVLTATKLAEYAVELAEKYDMDYKVLEKEEMEELGMGALLAVNQGSVEPPKMIALIYKGKEEWTDVIGFVGKGITYDTGGYSLKPREGMVGMKGDMGGAAAVLGAMEIIGELRPEQNVIAVIPSTDNVVSGTAFKPDDVITSMSGKTIEVLNTDAEGRLALADGITYAKKLGANYLVDVATLTGGVIVALGNHTTGAMTNNEELFEQVLEASMETDESIWQLPIFDRDKERVRNSKFADLNNSPGREGHAVMAGTFLGEFAEDTPWVHLDIAGTSETSGAHDLGPAGATGAMVRTLATLVERFGEE; from the coding sequence ATGTTTCAAGTACAAAAAGAATTAGCAAGCCATGAAGCGGTGATTGTTGCCTTATTTGAAGAAGAGAAAACGAGTAGTTTTGTACAAGAATTGGACAAAGCGTTTGAAGGACAATTACAAGTTTTATTAGAAGAGAAAGAACTTTCTACTAAGAAGAAAGCTATTTCAAAAGTACATAGTTTAGGAAAAACAAATGTGAAACGTTATTATTTCGTTGGTTTAGGTAAGAAGGAATCTTATACAACAGAAACATTACGTGTGGCCCTTGGTAAGGCGTTTAAAACGTTACAAGTAGCAAAAGTACAAGATGCAGCAATCTTACTTGATTCTTTCGTAACAGAGAAGTTAGATGCGATTGATGTAGCTCATATTGCAGCAGAAGTACAAGGCCTTGGTACATATGAATTACAAACGTATAAATCAGATAAAAAGGATCGTGTAGAGTTAGAGAAGTTTACGGCTATTACAGCGGAAGATGCACAGGAAATTGAAGCTGCATTAACAGTTGGCTACGTACATGGACGTGCAACAAATTCAGCTCGTACACTTGTAAATATGCCGCCAAACGTATTAACAGCGACAAAGCTTGCTGAGTATGCTGTTGAGTTAGCGGAGAAGTATGATATGGATTATAAAGTTCTTGAGAAAGAAGAGATGGAAGAGCTTGGTATGGGTGCATTGCTTGCAGTAAACCAAGGTAGTGTAGAGCCACCAAAAATGATCGCTCTTATTTATAAAGGAAAAGAAGAGTGGACAGATGTTATTGGATTCGTTGGAAAAGGAATCACATACGATACAGGCGGGTATTCTTTAAAACCACGTGAAGGCATGGTCGGTATGAAAGGTGATATGGGCGGTGCAGCTGCTGTATTAGGTGCGATGGAAATTATCGGTGAACTTCGCCCTGAGCAAAATGTGATCGCTGTTATTCCATCAACGGATAACGTTGTAAGTGGTACAGCATTTAAGCCAGACGATGTAATCACATCTATGAGCGGAAAAACAATTGAAGTATTAAATACAGATGCAGAAGGTCGCTTAGCATTAGCTGACGGTATTACGTATGCGAAAAAATTAGGTGCAAACTACCTTGTTGATGTTGCGACATTAACAGGCGGTGTAATTGTTGCACTTGGAAATCATACGACAGGCGCAATGACAAACAATGAAGAGCTGTTTGAGCAAGTGCTAGAGGCATCTATGGAAACAGATGAATCAATTTGGCAATTACCAATTTTTGATCGTGATAAAGAACGCGTGAGAAACAGTAAGTTTGCTGATTTAAATAACTCACCAGGCCGTGAAGGACATGCGGTTATGGCAGGTACATTCCTAGGTGAATTCGCTGAAGACACACCTTGGGTACACCTAGACATCGCTGGAACATCTGAAACATCAGGAGCGCATGATTTAGGACCAGCTGGAGCAACAGGTGCAATGGTACGTACACTTGCAACACTTGTTGAACGTTTCGGAGAAGAATAA
- a CDS encoding 3D domain-containing protein gives MLKRYCIRIMMTCLLVSALCITWNAFTGVSLVEIVKKYEGTSAKEVHAAEVKRNVAPSKEVINALEQANDWSKYRSIEMTATGYTSGIESTGKRPGHPEYGITYSGVKVKRDLYSTIAADLRVFPIGTILFVPGYGYGVVADKGGAIKGNRLDLYYDTVKDVYSQWGKKKVNVYVVKVGNGKFTEEELTMLNQDETMQVFRGQYLKQR, from the coding sequence ATGTTAAAACGATATTGTATTCGCATTATGATGACTTGTTTACTTGTATCCGCATTATGCATAACATGGAATGCTTTCACAGGAGTTTCTTTAGTAGAGATTGTAAAGAAATATGAGGGAACGAGTGCAAAAGAAGTACATGCAGCAGAAGTTAAGAGAAATGTTGCTCCGAGTAAAGAAGTGATAAATGCTTTAGAGCAGGCAAACGACTGGTCTAAATATCGTTCAATTGAAATGACTGCAACAGGTTATACGTCGGGGATTGAGTCGACGGGTAAGAGGCCGGGACATCCGGAGTATGGTATTACATATTCAGGTGTTAAGGTGAAAAGGGATTTATATTCCACGATTGCTGCGGACTTACGCGTATTCCCAATTGGAACAATTCTATTCGTACCAGGTTATGGGTATGGTGTAGTGGCTGATAAGGGCGGTGCAATAAAAGGAAACCGTCTTGATCTGTATTATGATACGGTGAAAGATGTTTATAGCCAATGGGGTAAGAAAAAAGTAAATGTGTATGTAGTTAAGGTAGGTAATGGTAAGTTTACAGAAGAAGAGTTAACGATGTTAAATCAAGACGAAACGATGCAAGTGTTTCGCGGCCAATATTTAAAACAAAGATAG
- a CDS encoding YuiB family protein, with protein sequence MSIPVLLISMMLFFILFFGIGFLLNMILRATWVMVIVYPIVCILIINKASVWDYFSKPKETFSSFGTSVSHLGQADVFILSTGLVGAALAGIVIKKLRKSGYQMF encoded by the coding sequence GTGAGTATACCGGTACTACTTATTTCAATGATGTTATTTTTTATTTTGTTTTTTGGAATTGGATTTTTACTCAACATGATATTGCGAGCGACATGGGTAATGGTTATTGTGTATCCGATTGTTTGTATACTTATTATTAATAAGGCGAGTGTGTGGGATTACTTTTCAAAGCCAAAAGAAACATTCTCTTCATTTGGGACAAGTGTATCGCATTTAGGACAAGCAGATGTGTTTATTTTATCTACTGGGTTAGTAGGTGCTGCTTTGGCAGGAATCGTAATTAAGAAACTTCGAAAAAGCGGATATCAAATGTTTTAA
- a CDS encoding NUDIX domain-containing protein: MEKRGKVWLAVSGLVATKDGRWLFVKKKYSGLKGKWSLPAGFVNEGETVDEAVKREVLEETGIVAHVKGIIGVRSGVIRNEISDNMIIFLLEPEGENIIVQEKELSDVAFLHPDTIADDPNTSVLITYLLERKSEFHLEMDKTLNPGEQFGYTAYHVFTAHEKEREKE, translated from the coding sequence ATGGAGAAGCGAGGGAAAGTATGGTTAGCTGTTAGTGGCCTAGTAGCTACAAAAGATGGCAGGTGGCTATTTGTTAAGAAGAAATACAGTGGTTTAAAGGGGAAATGGTCTTTACCGGCTGGTTTTGTAAATGAAGGTGAGACGGTTGATGAAGCTGTGAAACGTGAAGTGTTAGAAGAGACAGGCATTGTCGCTCATGTGAAGGGAATCATTGGCGTTCGATCGGGCGTGATTCGCAATGAAATTAGTGATAATATGATTATTTTCCTTTTGGAACCTGAAGGAGAAAATATTATTGTACAGGAGAAGGAATTGTCTGACGTAGCGTTTCTACATCCAGATACGATTGCAGACGATCCAAATACGTCTGTACTTATTACATATTTGTTAGAAAGAAAATCAGAATTCCATCTTGAAATGGACAAAACATTAAATCCTGGAGAGCAATTTGGTTATACGGCCTATCACGTATTTACGGCGCATGAGAAGGAGAGGGAGAAAGAGTGA
- a CDS encoding NAD(P)/FAD-dependent oxidoreductase, which produces MKTPKIVVLGAGYGGMITTVRLQKALSVNEAEITLVNNNSYHYQATWLHESAAGTLQDEKICLDIQDVIDTNKVNFVQDTVVEIKAAEKRIILKDGELEYDYLVIGLGFESETFGITGLKEHAFSIANINATRQIREHMEASFAKYATEQRDELITIVVGGAGFTGIEYVGELANRVPELCKQYNVPREKARIICVEAAPTALPGFDPALVEYAVKQLEKKGVEFRIGTAIKEATEEGIIVANGDDTELIKSETVVWAAGVRGNGIVEESGFEAMRGRVKVDEYMHAPGYEDVFMVGDAALIINEEINRPYPPTAQIAIQQGYNIAHNLTVLVRGKGEMKTFAFDNKGSVCSLGHDDAMGVVMGKKLTGWKASFMKKVIDNRYLFLLGGPLLVLKKGKLKFF; this is translated from the coding sequence GTGAAGACTCCAAAAATCGTAGTTTTAGGTGCAGGTTATGGCGGGATGATTACGACTGTTCGTCTGCAAAAAGCATTATCTGTAAATGAAGCTGAAATTACGTTAGTAAACAACAACAGCTATCACTACCAAGCGACTTGGTTACATGAGAGCGCAGCTGGTACATTACAAGATGAAAAAATCTGTCTAGATATTCAAGACGTTATCGATACAAATAAAGTGAACTTTGTACAAGATACAGTAGTAGAAATTAAAGCTGCTGAAAAACGCATTATCTTAAAAGACGGCGAGTTAGAGTATGACTACTTAGTAATCGGTCTTGGTTTCGAATCAGAAACATTCGGTATTACAGGATTAAAAGAGCACGCATTCTCAATCGCTAACATTAATGCAACTCGTCAAATTCGTGAGCATATGGAAGCTAGTTTCGCTAAATATGCAACTGAACAACGCGATGAGTTAATAACAATCGTTGTTGGTGGTGCTGGATTTACTGGTATCGAATACGTAGGTGAGCTTGCAAACCGTGTTCCTGAACTTTGCAAACAGTACAATGTACCACGTGAAAAAGCACGTATCATCTGTGTAGAAGCTGCTCCAACAGCACTTCCAGGTTTCGATCCAGCATTAGTAGAATACGCTGTAAAACAACTTGAGAAAAAAGGCGTAGAATTCCGCATCGGTACAGCAATTAAAGAAGCAACTGAAGAAGGTATTATCGTTGCAAATGGCGATGATACTGAATTAATTAAGTCTGAAACAGTAGTTTGGGCTGCAGGTGTTCGTGGTAACGGTATTGTGGAAGAGTCTGGCTTTGAAGCAATGCGCGGACGTGTAAAAGTTGATGAGTACATGCACGCTCCAGGATACGAAGATGTATTCATGGTTGGTGACGCAGCGTTAATCATTAACGAAGAAATTAACCGTCCATACCCACCAACAGCACAAATCGCAATTCAACAAGGTTACAATATTGCACACAACTTAACTGTGTTAGTTCGTGGCAAAGGCGAAATGAAAACATTCGCATTCGATAATAAAGGATCTGTATGTTCTTTAGGTCATGACGATGCAATGGGCGTTGTTATGGGCAAAAAGTTAACAGGTTGGAAAGCTTCTTTCATGAAGAAAGTTATCGATAACCGTTACCTATTCTTATTAGGTGGACCTTTATTAGTTCTTAAAAAAGGTAAATTAAAGTTCTTTTAA
- a CDS encoding NAD(P)/FAD-dependent oxidoreductase encodes MAENQKVYDITIIGGGPTGLFTAFYGGMRQASVKIIESLPQLGGQLSALYPEKYIYDVAGFPKVRAQELVDNLKEQMKKFDPTVCLEEAVDTLEKQADGIFKLVTNKQTHYSKSVIITAGNGAFQPRRLELEGTAKYEKKNLHYFVDDMNKFAGKRVVVFGGGDSAVDWTMMLEPIADKVTIVHRRDKFRAHEHSVESLMNSRAEVSTPYVPVELIGDDKIEQVVLQHVKTEEKIIIDVDDVIVNYGFVSSLGPIKNWGLDIQKNSILVNSKMETNIPGIYAAGDICTYEGKVKLIACGFGEAPTAVNNAKAYFDPNAKLQPMHSSSMF; translated from the coding sequence GTGGCAGAAAATCAAAAAGTTTATGACATAACAATTATTGGTGGTGGTCCAACAGGGCTGTTCACAGCATTTTATGGCGGTATGAGACAAGCTAGTGTAAAAATCATTGAAAGCTTACCTCAGCTTGGAGGACAATTATCCGCACTCTACCCTGAAAAATACATTTATGATGTAGCTGGATTTCCAAAAGTGCGCGCACAAGAATTAGTTGATAACTTAAAAGAGCAAATGAAGAAATTCGACCCAACCGTTTGTTTAGAAGAAGCTGTTGATACGCTTGAGAAACAAGCTGACGGTATATTTAAACTTGTTACGAATAAGCAAACTCACTATTCTAAATCAGTTATTATTACTGCTGGCAATGGTGCTTTCCAACCACGTCGCTTAGAATTAGAAGGTACAGCTAAGTATGAAAAGAAAAACTTACATTATTTCGTTGATGATATGAATAAATTTGCTGGTAAGCGCGTCGTAGTATTTGGCGGCGGCGACTCAGCGGTTGATTGGACAATGATGTTAGAGCCAATCGCTGACAAAGTTACCATCGTTCATCGCCGTGATAAATTCCGTGCGCATGAACATAGCGTAGAAAGCTTAATGAATTCTCGTGCAGAAGTAAGCACACCGTACGTTCCAGTAGAACTCATTGGTGATGACAAAATTGAACAAGTCGTTCTTCAGCATGTAAAAACAGAAGAAAAAATTATCATCGATGTTGATGACGTAATTGTAAACTACGGCTTCGTTTCCTCTCTTGGTCCAATTAAAAACTGGGGCTTAGATATACAAAAAAACAGCATTCTCGTGAACTCGAAAATGGAAACAAATATTCCCGGCATTTACGCTGCTGGTGACATTTGTACATATGAAGGAAAAGTAAAACTCATTGCTTGCGGCTTCGGTGAAGCACCGACAGCAGTAAACAATGCAAAAGCTTACTTCGATCCAAACGCAAAACTTCAACCGATGCATAGCTCTAGTATGTTTTAA
- a CDS encoding GyrI-like domain-containing protein, translating to MKEPIIVKKEAFQAIGVSITTTNEIEASIEGKIPQLWNRYFQEQIMHHIPNQQTKETFAFYSNYESDETGTYTFTIGMPVSSLEDVPENMTTLTIPAATYAVFTTRKGPVAEVVCEAWEYIWKWSKENKRAFTTDFELYDERALDPTNVQLDIYIALA from the coding sequence ATGAAAGAACCTATTATCGTAAAAAAAGAAGCTTTCCAAGCAATCGGCGTTTCGATTACGACGACAAATGAAATAGAGGCATCTATTGAAGGAAAAATTCCACAACTTTGGAACCGCTACTTCCAAGAACAAATCATGCACCACATTCCAAATCAACAAACGAAAGAAACATTCGCTTTCTACTCAAACTACGAATCAGATGAAACGGGTACATATACCTTTACGATTGGCATGCCTGTTTCCTCATTAGAAGACGTTCCTGAAAATATGACAACTTTAACCATACCTGCTGCTACGTATGCGGTATTTACAACGAGAAAGGGACCAGTTGCTGAAGTTGTTTGCGAAGCTTGGGAATATATTTGGAAATGGTCAAAGGAAAACAAACGTGCTTTTACAACAGACTTTGAGCTTTATGATGAAAGAGCTTTAGATCCAACCAACGTACAATTGGATATTTATATTGCATTAGCCTGA
- a CDS encoding MFS transporter: MEELQQNKSALEGSGKPLLKNTNFLFLWAATLFSSFALAFFTFSQTWYIAKTLNLEASLGVVFVALSVPRLIFMIIGGAVADKFPKKNIMFYSNIIRAILVATILTWFIVGDVTLYTFALFALFFGLADAFFWSADGSILPELVEKNRLTQANSLTQMTNQASVILGPVLGGILIKFTNYETIFSITILLLIIAAILVQKIQFTMPEQQNTDKGMFTSIKEGILYVKESPFLSTFLLCSAFLNLFLIGPMQVGFPLFVKNVLHGDSLQFSYLEASVGGGMAIGAVIVGLKNINRRRGLFCIIMMLLSGVFFLSINFSTVLWQALLAGMFYGITIAMAIVPLMAMIQSTVKEEMMGRVMSLLMLSSMGFIPLSYAFTSIALAIGIPIVTVMKSGAIAVIVFVLFVAIRVPVVRKFD; the protein is encoded by the coding sequence ATGGAGGAACTACAACAAAATAAATCTGCTTTAGAAGGAAGCGGAAAACCGTTATTAAAAAATACGAATTTCCTTTTTCTTTGGGCAGCTACTCTTTTTTCAAGTTTTGCTTTAGCCTTTTTTACTTTTTCACAAACGTGGTACATAGCAAAAACATTAAACCTTGAAGCTTCACTCGGTGTTGTTTTCGTAGCTCTTAGTGTTCCAAGGCTTATTTTTATGATTATCGGCGGCGCTGTAGCTGATAAATTCCCGAAAAAAAATATTATGTTTTATTCTAATATTATTCGCGCTATTCTCGTTGCAACCATTCTCACATGGTTCATCGTAGGTGATGTAACACTATATACATTTGCTTTATTCGCCTTATTCTTTGGACTTGCTGATGCTTTTTTCTGGTCAGCTGACGGATCTATCTTACCTGAACTTGTAGAAAAAAACCGTTTAACACAAGCAAACTCACTTACACAAATGACAAACCAAGCATCGGTCATCTTAGGCCCTGTACTTGGCGGCATTCTTATCAAATTTACGAACTATGAAACGATCTTTTCGATCACAATTTTATTACTAATCATCGCAGCCATACTCGTTCAAAAAATACAATTTACGATGCCAGAGCAGCAAAATACAGACAAAGGCATGTTTACTTCTATTAAAGAAGGAATTTTATACGTAAAGGAATCACCATTCCTTTCAACTTTCCTTCTTTGTAGCGCCTTTTTAAATTTATTTTTAATCGGTCCGATGCAAGTCGGTTTCCCGCTTTTCGTTAAAAATGTTCTGCACGGTGATTCGCTTCAGTTTAGTTACTTAGAAGCATCTGTCGGCGGCGGAATGGCAATAGGCGCTGTCATTGTCGGTTTAAAAAATATTAATCGTAGACGCGGTCTATTTTGCATTATTATGATGCTGTTGTCTGGTGTATTCTTCTTATCCATCAACTTTAGCACCGTACTTTGGCAAGCATTATTAGCTGGCATGTTTTACGGTATTACAATTGCAATGGCTATCGTTCCGCTTATGGCAATGATTCAATCGACAGTAAAAGAAGAGATGATGGGACGCGTAATGAGTCTACTTATGCTATCATCAATGGGCTTTATCCCGCTTTCTTATGCATTCACATCTATCGCACTTGCAATAGGAATTCCAATCGTAACCGTTATGAAAAGCGGTGCAATCGCCGTTATCGTCTTCGTACTATTTGTAGCGATTCGTGTTCCAGTTGTAAGAAAGTTTGATTAA
- a CDS encoding LysR family transcriptional regulator, with protein MTIVRYEIIAKVVELGSFTETAETLNMTQSAVSHAVASLESEWGVSLLIRDRKKGITLTDIGQKILPHIREILKRVEVINQEIALMTSLETGIIRIGTFASASSCLLPKLLAKFRKKHPKIEFKFYEGTYEEITEWLGSGIIDIGFVVKGKSNPNFDLVPLIKDKMVVAYHPDHQFHSKEIVEMNDLMYESFIMPTGMYQSHVEELFAEAQIKPSILFEVHDCTTIANMVQEGLGVTIGPELFLKTQQNIKISKLNIENSREVALACQSIANASPAVKEFLHVAKNRNY; from the coding sequence ATGACTATTGTGCGCTACGAAATCATTGCAAAAGTGGTTGAGCTAGGAAGCTTTACAGAAACTGCTGAAACATTAAATATGACCCAATCTGCCGTGAGTCATGCAGTTGCGAGTTTAGAATCTGAATGGGGAGTTTCTTTATTAATTCGTGATCGAAAAAAAGGAATAACACTTACAGATATAGGACAAAAAATTCTGCCGCATATTAGAGAAATATTGAAAAGAGTGGAAGTCATTAATCAAGAAATTGCGCTTATGACAAGCTTGGAAACAGGTATTATTCGTATCGGCACTTTTGCAAGTGCTTCTTCCTGCTTATTGCCTAAATTACTTGCAAAATTCCGGAAAAAGCATCCTAAAATAGAATTTAAATTTTACGAAGGAACCTATGAAGAGATTACGGAATGGTTAGGTTCAGGCATTATTGACATTGGATTTGTAGTAAAAGGAAAATCAAACCCAAATTTCGATTTGGTTCCTTTGATTAAAGACAAGATGGTAGTCGCTTATCACCCTGATCATCAATTTCATTCTAAAGAAATAGTAGAAATGAATGATTTAATGTATGAATCCTTTATTATGCCAACAGGGATGTACCAATCACATGTTGAGGAATTATTTGCAGAAGCGCAAATTAAACCATCTATTCTTTTTGAAGTACACGACTGTACAACCATCGCTAATATGGTACAGGAAGGACTTGGCGTTACGATAGGTCCAGAATTATTTTTAAAGACACAGCAAAACATAAAAATCAGCAAACTAAATATTGAAAACAGCCGTGAAGTAGCACTTGCCTGTCAATCAATTGCAAATGCTTCTCCTGCGGTTAAGGAATTTCTTCATGTGGCAAAAAATAGGAATTATTAA